The following coding sequences are from one Streptococcus mitis window:
- a CDS encoding ATP-dependent Clp protease ATP-binding subunit, translating to MNYSKALNECIESAYMVAGHFGARYLESWHLLIAMSNHSYSVAGATLNDYPYEMDRLEEVALELTETDYSQDETFTELPFSHRLQVLFDEAEYVASVVHAKVLGTEHVLYAILHDGNALATRILERAGFSYEDKKDQVKIAALRRNLEERAGWTREDLKALRQRHRTVADKQNSMANMMGMPQTPSGGLEDYTHDLTEQARSGKLEPVIGRDKEISRMIQILSRKTKNNPVLVGDAGVGKTALALGLAQRIASGDVPAEMAKMRVLELDLMNVVAGTRFRGDFEERMNNIIKDIEEDGQVILFIDELHTIMGSGSGIDSTLDAANILKPALARGTLRTVGATTQEEYQKHIEKDAALSRRFAKVTIEEPSVADSMIILQGLKATYEKHHRVQITDEAVETAVKMAHRYLTSRHLPDSAIDLLDEAAATVQNKVKHVKSDDSGLSPADKALMDGKWKQATQLIAKEEEVPVYKDLVTESDILTTLSRLSGIPVQKLTQTDAKKYLNLETELHKRVIGQDQAVSSISRAIRRNQSGIRSHKRPIGSFMFLGPTGVGKTELAKALAEVLFDDESALIRFDMSEYMEKFAASRLNGAPPGYVGYEEGGELTEKVRNKPYSVLLFDEVEKAHPDIFNVLLQVLDDGVLTDSKGRKVDFSNTIIIMTSNLGATALRDDKTVGFGAKDIRFDQENMEKRMFEELKKAYRPEFINRIDEKVVFHSLSSDHMQEVVKIMVKPLVASLAEKGIDLKLQTSALKLLANQGYDPEMGARPLRRTLQTEVEDKLAELLLKGELVAGSTLKIGVKAGQLKFDIA from the coding sequence CCAGGATGAAACCTTTACGGAATTGCCGTTTTCTCATCGTTTGCAGGTCCTTTTTGACGAAGCAGAGTATGTAGCGTCAGTGGTCCATGCTAAGGTGCTAGGGACAGAGCATGTCCTCTATGCGATTTTGCATGATGGCAATGCCTTGGCGACTCGTATCTTGGAGAGAGCTGGTTTTTCTTATGAAGACAAGAAAGATCAGGTCAAGATTGCTGCCCTACGTCGAAATCTAGAAGAACGAGCAGGTTGGACTCGTGAAGACCTCAAGGCTCTACGCCAACGCCATCGTACAGTAGCTGACAAGCAAAATTCTATGGCTAATATGATGGGTATGCCCCAGACTCCGAGCGGAGGTCTCGAGGACTATACGCATGATTTGACAGAGCAAGCGCGTTCTGGCAAGTTAGAACCAGTCATCGGTCGGGACAAGGAAATCTCGCGTATGATTCAAATTTTGAGTCGTAAGACCAAGAACAATCCTGTCTTGGTTGGGGATGCTGGTGTCGGGAAAACTGCTCTGGCGCTTGGTCTTGCCCAGCGTATTGCTAGTGGTGATGTACCTGCGGAAATGGCTAAGATGCGCGTGTTAGAGCTTGATTTGATGAATGTCGTTGCAGGGACACGCTTCCGTGGTGACTTTGAAGAGCGCATGAATAATATCATCAAGGATATTGAAGAAGATGGCCAAGTAATCCTCTTTATCGATGAACTCCACACCATCATGGGTTCTGGTAGTGGAATTGACTCAACTCTGGATGCGGCCAATATCTTGAAACCAGCCTTGGCGCGTGGAACTTTGAGAACGGTTGGTGCGACTACTCAGGAAGAATATCAAAAACATATCGAAAAAGATGCGGCCCTTTCTCGTCGTTTCGCGAAAGTGACGATTGAAGAGCCAAGTGTTGCAGACAGCATGATCATTTTGCAAGGTTTGAAGGCGACTTATGAGAAGCACCATCGTGTGCAAATCACAGATGAAGCGGTTGAAACAGCTGTCAAGATGGCCCATCGTTACTTGACTAGTCGTCACTTGCCAGACTCTGCTATCGATCTCTTAGATGAGGCGGCAGCAACAGTGCAAAATAAGGTAAAGCATGTAAAATCAGACGATTCAGGTTTGAGTCCAGCTGACAAGGCCTTAATGGATGGTAAGTGGAAACAAGCTACTCAACTAATTGCTAAAGAAGAGGAAGTGCCTGTCTATAAAGACTTGGTGACAGAGTCTGATATTTTGACCACCTTGAGTCGTTTGTCAGGTATCCCTGTTCAAAAATTGACACAAACAGATGCTAAGAAATACTTGAACTTGGAAACAGAACTCCATAAACGTGTCATCGGTCAAGATCAAGCTGTTTCAAGCATTAGCCGTGCCATTCGCCGCAACCAGTCAGGGATTCGCAGTCACAAGCGTCCGATTGGTTCCTTTATGTTCCTAGGGCCTACAGGTGTCGGTAAGACCGAATTAGCCAAGGCTTTGGCAGAAGTTCTCTTTGATGACGAATCAGCCCTTATCCGCTTTGATATGAGTGAGTATATGGAGAAATTTGCAGCCAGTCGTCTCAACGGAGCTCCTCCAGGCTATGTGGGTTACGAAGAAGGTGGGGAGCTGACCGAGAAGGTTCGCAACAAACCATACTCTGTTCTCCTCTTTGACGAGGTAGAGAAGGCCCATCCAGACATCTTTAATGTTCTCTTGCAGGTCTTGGATGATGGTGTCTTGACAGATAGTAAAGGTCGCAAGGTTGACTTCTCAAACACCATTATTATCATGACGTCAAACTTGGGTGCGACAGCCCTTCGTGATGATAAAACAGTCGGCTTTGGGGCTAAGGATATTCGTTTTGACCAGGAAAATATGGAAAAACGCATGTTTGAAGAGCTGAAAAAGGCTTATAGACCGGAATTCATCAACCGTATTGATGAAAAGGTGGTCTTCCATAGCTTGTCTAGCGACCATATGCAGGAAGTAGTGAAGATTATGGTTAAACCTTTAGTGGCAAGTTTGGCTGAAAAAGGTATTGACTTGAAATTACAAACTTCAGCACTGAAATTGTTGGCAAATCAAGGATATGACCCAGAGATGGGAGCTCGTCCACTTCGCAGAACCCTGCAAACAGAAGTGGAGGATAAGTTGGCAGAACTTCTTCTCAAGGGAGAATTAGTGGCAGGTAGTACACTTAAGATTGGTGTCAAAGCAGGCCAGTTAAAATTTGATATTGCATAA